The Leucobacter viscericola genome includes a window with the following:
- a CDS encoding L-aspartate oxidase encodes MILVLGSGVAGLSCALEAARSGAHVTLVTPGRVLGDSGSLARELAGGNTALAQGGIAAAIGVGDSVADHVTDTVAAGAGLVDLQATEVLALEGVGAVRALLAEGFDVDREANGAPRLGLEGAHGASRIVHAGGDRTGAILHAFLTAQVLKAVADGQIELVEAHRVVSLLKHDGVVSGAVLEPVDGGEDRGPRMTLTADAVVIATGGYAALYPRTSNHAGARGEGIVLAARAGAVVADLEFVQFHPTVLAGTGSLVSEAVRGAGALLLDGSGKRFMPGVHPGAELAPRDVVSREIHRVLRGRGDSAVWLDATNIEREGGTGTLSRRFPGISAAVADQGFDWAHEPIPVSPAAHYTMGGVLSDLYGRSSLPGLYVVGEAASTGVHGANRLASNSLLEGLVFGARAGREASRAGLGSWELSGEGARSLVSASQLALIGVPSDGEGTPGRLSLECESPEHPCTNRDSCLETALTNGLGIERDAEGLAEAGKLIGLHRGPDAELAAMIHTAASARTESRGAHQRRDFPGSDPEQASRRAFRFVQSSSLHTTGVPELRSFSSC; translated from the coding sequence GTGATACTGGTTCTCGGGTCTGGCGTGGCAGGACTCTCCTGCGCGCTTGAGGCCGCGCGTTCTGGCGCGCACGTCACACTCGTCACGCCGGGGAGGGTTCTCGGGGATTCGGGTTCTCTCGCTCGCGAGCTTGCGGGCGGTAACACGGCGCTCGCGCAGGGTGGGATCGCCGCCGCCATCGGTGTCGGTGACAGTGTTGCTGACCACGTGACCGATACCGTGGCCGCCGGTGCGGGGCTTGTGGATCTGCAAGCGACCGAGGTTCTCGCGCTTGAGGGTGTGGGTGCGGTGCGTGCGCTGCTCGCCGAGGGTTTTGACGTTGACCGTGAGGCGAACGGTGCACCGCGGCTGGGGTTGGAGGGGGCGCACGGCGCCTCGCGCATTGTGCACGCTGGCGGTGACCGCACGGGCGCGATCCTGCACGCATTTTTGACAGCGCAAGTGCTTAAGGCCGTGGCCGACGGGCAGATCGAGCTGGTGGAGGCACACCGCGTGGTATCGCTTCTGAAACACGACGGTGTTGTCTCGGGCGCGGTACTTGAACCGGTTGACGGGGGTGAGGATCGCGGACCCCGAATGACCCTCACCGCTGACGCGGTGGTGATTGCGACAGGCGGGTACGCCGCTCTGTATCCGCGCACCTCGAACCACGCGGGGGCACGAGGCGAGGGAATTGTGCTCGCGGCTCGCGCCGGAGCGGTGGTCGCGGATCTTGAGTTTGTGCAGTTTCACCCGACAGTTCTTGCCGGTACCGGGAGTCTCGTTTCTGAGGCGGTTCGCGGAGCGGGTGCGCTGCTTCTTGACGGCTCGGGGAAGCGGTTTATGCCGGGGGTGCACCCGGGCGCCGAACTTGCTCCGCGTGATGTTGTTTCGCGTGAAATACACCGTGTGTTGCGGGGCCGCGGAGACTCCGCGGTGTGGCTCGACGCGACCAACATCGAGCGTGAGGGCGGCACCGGAACACTGTCGCGTCGTTTCCCCGGGATCTCGGCGGCGGTCGCCGATCAGGGTTTCGACTGGGCCCACGAGCCGATCCCCGTTTCTCCAGCGGCGCACTACACGATGGGAGGTGTGTTGAGTGACCTTTACGGACGCAGCAGCCTGCCTGGGCTGTATGTTGTGGGTGAGGCCGCCTCGACCGGGGTGCACGGCGCAAATCGTCTTGCCTCGAACTCGCTCCTTGAGGGGCTCGTGTTTGGGGCACGCGCTGGTCGTGAAGCGAGCCGGGCAGGGCTTGGGTCGTGGGAGCTGAGCGGTGAGGGTGCCCGAAGCCTGGTGAGTGCGTCGCAGTTGGCGCTGATTGGTGTCCCGTCCGACGGCGAAGGAACACCAGGCCGCCTTTCGCTAGAGTGCGAGTCGCCGGAACACCCCTGCACGAACCGCGACTCCTGCCTGGAGACGGCCCTTACCAACGGACTCGGCATCGAACGCGACGCAGAGGGGCTGGCAGAGGCGGGGAAGCTTATTGGGCTGCATCGCGGGCCCGACGCGGAACTCGCGGCGATGATCCACACCGCGGCGAGCGCGCGCACCGAGTCTCGCGGAGCCCACCAGCGCCGAGACTTCCCCGGTTCTGACCCGGAACAGGCATCCCGCCGCGCATTTCGTTTCGTTCAGTCATCGTCCCTACACACCACCGGCGTCCCCGAGCTGAGGAGCTTTTCATCGTGCTGA
- the nadA gene encoding quinolinate synthase NadA, which yields MTSVHELIRTAAQQEASRNNTVSRKPIALRATGVSSCDSGLVRDPWAIDRAPGYGPGASLDDTVPGSAPRQGPLPERYTSASDDELRQWIVAAKEQLGDRVQILGHFYQRDEIIEHADFVGDSFMLAQAAKDHPEAEAFVFCGVHFMAETADILSGPEQAVILPNLAAGCSMADMATIDQVEDCWRDLMAALDEPSREDGLQPVIPVTYMNSSAAIKAFCGRNGGIVCTSSNARTVLEWAFERGQRVVFFPDQHLGRNTAKDMGIAEELMPLWRPHLALGGNTAQQLRDARVILWNGFCSVHKRFTVAQIEKARADYPGVRVIVHPECPAAVVEAADGAGSTEYIRKQIEAAAPGDVIAVGTEINLVNRLQQQHPELTVFCLDPVVCPCSTMYRIHPAYLAWTLEGLLAGEQPNRVSVSDEVSRDSRVALERMLAARP from the coding sequence ATGACGAGCGTGCACGAACTCATCCGCACCGCCGCGCAGCAGGAGGCATCGAGAAACAACACCGTGTCTCGAAAACCAATCGCGCTGCGAGCGACGGGGGTCTCCAGCTGTGATTCTGGGCTGGTTCGGGATCCCTGGGCGATTGACCGCGCGCCCGGATATGGGCCGGGGGCGTCACTCGACGACACCGTTCCCGGGAGTGCACCGCGGCAAGGGCCGCTGCCCGAGCGGTACACGAGCGCCTCGGATGACGAGCTGCGGCAGTGGATCGTCGCGGCGAAAGAGCAGCTGGGCGATCGCGTCCAGATTCTCGGCCACTTCTACCAGCGCGACGAGATCATCGAGCACGCCGACTTCGTGGGTGACTCATTCATGCTTGCTCAGGCCGCAAAAGATCACCCCGAAGCCGAGGCGTTTGTGTTCTGCGGGGTGCACTTTATGGCCGAGACCGCAGACATACTTTCTGGCCCAGAGCAAGCGGTGATCCTGCCCAACCTCGCGGCCGGCTGTTCAATGGCAGATATGGCGACGATCGACCAGGTTGAGGACTGCTGGCGAGACCTGATGGCCGCGCTCGATGAACCGTCGCGGGAAGACGGGTTGCAGCCCGTGATCCCGGTGACCTACATGAACTCCTCAGCCGCGATCAAGGCGTTCTGCGGGCGTAACGGCGGTATTGTCTGCACCTCCTCGAACGCGCGCACGGTGCTCGAGTGGGCGTTCGAACGCGGGCAGCGGGTGGTGTTTTTCCCGGATCAGCACCTGGGCCGTAACACGGCGAAAGACATGGGGATAGCTGAAGAGCTGATGCCGCTGTGGCGCCCACACCTTGCCCTCGGCGGTAACACCGCCCAGCAGCTGCGTGATGCGCGGGTGATCCTGTGGAACGGATTTTGCTCCGTGCACAAACGCTTCACCGTCGCGCAGATCGAAAAGGCGCGTGCTGACTACCCGGGGGTGCGGGTCATCGTGCACCCTGAGTGCCCGGCAGCGGTGGTTGAAGCCGCCGATGGCGCAGGATCGACCGAGTACATTCGCAAGCAGATCGAGGCGGCAGCACCCGGAGACGTGATTGCGGTCGGCACCGAGATCAACCTCGTCAACCGGCTACAACAGCAGCACCCGGAACTCACTGTATTCTGCCTTGACCCGGTTGTCTGCCCCTGTTCGACGATGTATCGGATCCACCCGGCCTACCTTGCCTGGACACTCGAGGGGTTGCTCGCGGGAGAGCAGCCCAATCGGGTGTCTGTGTCAGACGAAGTTTCTCGAGACTCGCGGGTGGCTCTCGAGCGGATGCTTGCGGCCCGCCCGTGA
- a CDS encoding NUDIX hydrolase: MSERRTLPPAVAVSTVAFALTPPAGAALDSSMSRGSDSTSLWIPLVRRTRAPFHGMWALPGGPTRWDETLAGTALRTLHDAVLRAPGYLEQLYSFGGVERSAQAQRLVTIAYWALYGEGDLAADPVVAPASEKSGAQVGRWDDPSGDPAQLPGADRAEPDSNVAWFSADHLPELAFDHGDIVAYALSRLRSKTEYSTVAHRFLGREFTLAQLRQVHEAVRGQTVDPANFRRQALAQGYLVDTGERETGTHYRPARLYRFAAEVDPSAGTPDALFPQQATQTQAPQNQAPQNQASPNQSSSRSRP; this comes from the coding sequence GTGAGCGAGCGTCGTACGCTGCCGCCCGCCGTTGCGGTCTCGACCGTGGCCTTTGCCCTCACCCCACCCGCGGGGGCGGCCCTTGACTCATCTATGTCACGGGGATCTGATTCCACCTCGCTGTGGATCCCGCTAGTTCGGCGCACCCGTGCCCCATTCCACGGGATGTGGGCATTGCCCGGCGGGCCAACTCGCTGGGACGAGACCCTCGCGGGTACCGCGCTCCGCACCCTTCACGACGCGGTGCTGAGGGCCCCCGGGTACCTCGAACAGCTCTACTCGTTCGGCGGGGTCGAACGTTCGGCGCAAGCGCAGCGTTTGGTTACGATCGCCTACTGGGCGCTTTACGGAGAGGGCGATCTCGCCGCCGATCCCGTCGTCGCGCCTGCAAGTGAGAAAAGCGGTGCACAGGTGGGGCGCTGGGACGATCCGAGTGGCGACCCCGCGCAGCTCCCCGGGGCGGACCGCGCGGAGCCGGACTCGAACGTGGCCTGGTTCTCAGCAGACCACCTGCCTGAACTGGCCTTTGACCACGGAGACATCGTTGCCTACGCGCTCTCACGATTGCGTTCCAAGACCGAGTACTCAACGGTCGCACACCGCTTTCTTGGACGGGAGTTTACGCTCGCCCAACTGCGCCAGGTGCACGAGGCCGTGCGCGGGCAGACCGTTGATCCCGCGAATTTTCGCAGGCAGGCACTCGCGCAGGGGTACCTCGTGGATACGGGCGAGCGCGAAACCGGCACCCACTATCGGCCGGCCAGGCTGTACCGATTCGCGGCGGAGGTTGATCCTTCAGCAGGCACACCAGACGCGTTGTTCCCGCAGCAAGCGACTCAAACTCAAGCACCCCAAAATCAAGCACCCCAAAATCAAGCATCCCCAAACCAATCATCCTCGAGGAGCAGGCCATGA
- a CDS encoding cold-shock protein translates to MATGTVKWFNSEKGFGFIAPDDGSADVFAHFSAIAGNGRRDLFEEQRVEFDVEQGQKGLQATNIRAL, encoded by the coding sequence ATGGCCACTGGCACTGTGAAATGGTTCAACTCCGAAAAGGGCTTTGGATTCATCGCCCCCGATGATGGCTCAGCCGACGTTTTCGCGCACTTCAGCGCGATTGCTGGCAACGGCCGCCGCGACCTGTTCGAAGAGCAGCGCGTAGAATTTGATGTCGAGCAGGGCCAGAAGGGCCTGCAGGCAACCAACATCCGCGCTCTCTAA
- a CDS encoding response regulator, whose product MRTLRVLIVEDEAMTAEAHAAYVGRVEGFEVAGIAGSGAEALRLLAPGAGADVDVVLLDMNLPDFNGMELARRIRAASLRVDIIAVTAVRELETVREAISFGVVQYILKPFSFVMFADKLASYRRFAAELSGDSLETGSQQSVLQGDIDAALSGLRGTAGGDLPKGLSPETLGAVVGYLQSVEAAVSAGELTEGLGISRITARRYLEYLTSTRQVSREPRYGTPGRPELEYRWTPSTLQ is encoded by the coding sequence ATGCGAACACTGCGCGTACTGATTGTTGAAGATGAAGCGATGACCGCCGAAGCGCACGCGGCCTATGTTGGGCGCGTCGAAGGTTTTGAGGTTGCAGGCATCGCGGGCTCGGGGGCGGAGGCCCTCAGATTGCTCGCTCCCGGAGCTGGTGCGGACGTCGACGTTGTGTTGCTCGACATGAATCTGCCTGACTTTAACGGGATGGAACTTGCGCGCCGCATTCGGGCCGCTTCGCTTCGAGTTGACATCATCGCGGTCACGGCCGTGCGCGAGCTCGAGACCGTGCGCGAGGCGATCTCGTTTGGTGTTGTGCAGTACATTCTGAAGCCGTTTAGCTTTGTGATGTTTGCTGACAAGCTCGCGAGCTATCGTCGTTTTGCTGCCGAGCTGAGCGGCGACTCGTTAGAAACCGGATCGCAGCAGTCGGTGCTGCAGGGTGACATCGACGCGGCCCTGTCGGGGCTTCGCGGGACTGCCGGTGGTGATCTGCCGAAGGGGCTCTCGCCAGAGACGCTCGGTGCCGTGGTCGGTTACCTGCAGTCAGTTGAGGCTGCGGTCTCTGCCGGAGAACTAACCGAGGGGCTCGGGATCTCGCGCATTACCGCACGACGCTACCTGGAGTACCTCACCAGCACGCGTCAGGTTTCGCGGGAGCCGCGCTACGGCACCCCTGGTCGCCCCGAGCTTGAGTACCGCTGGACGCCCTCGACCCTGCAGTGA
- a CDS encoding sensor histidine kinase codes for MREWSVATRFFMGVLSLTLLAVVALTLALYLDATRQAVHTAQERTASLSAALAVDPFVIEAVQAPHPTELLQPFAEAVMSASSVDFVTFMDTDRTRYTHRYKSEIGGTFAGPIDEALKHGTVNQTNNGPLGVTIRGITPIYGESGAVVALVSTGVTVEHSNLLLLQRIPLILGIAGTMLVAGAIMAFGIRRYLRRVTFGRGPEQIGQMYAFYDAVLHTVDDGMLLLGRSGDLVLYNDRARELLGSALRVSQVATKARSRRRAPVGELPVELREVLASGETVEDEVVTLGDRVLLVSHRPVVGDESTGGSARSLGTLVVLRDRTELLKLTSELDSLHTMSDALRSQTHEHANRLHTMVTLFELGRGEEAVRFAAADVKVDQELTDRVLESIDEPVLAALLLGKSAQASERGIELSIVADGRIAAGSFDVQDAVTILGNLIDNAMDAAGEQEMAERRWVEIEMLASPEELVVRVTDGGAGLGGVAPEQVLRRGYTKKSDGSGGASVRGVGLALVHQAVRRSGGTLQLEDGVAANEGARFTVVLPTSAADLVEDDMSSERRDQR; via the coding sequence ATGCGGGAATGGAGCGTTGCCACACGGTTTTTTATGGGAGTGTTATCGCTGACCCTGCTGGCTGTTGTGGCGCTCACGCTCGCGCTCTATCTGGACGCAACCAGGCAGGCGGTGCACACCGCACAGGAGCGCACCGCCTCACTCTCGGCGGCGCTCGCGGTTGATCCCTTTGTGATCGAGGCAGTGCAGGCCCCGCACCCGACTGAGCTGTTGCAGCCCTTCGCAGAGGCAGTCATGTCGGCGAGCAGCGTTGATTTTGTGACGTTCATGGACACCGACCGCACCCGCTACACGCACCGGTACAAGTCGGAGATCGGCGGCACCTTTGCGGGCCCCATCGACGAGGCACTCAAGCACGGTACGGTCAATCAAACGAATAATGGCCCGCTTGGGGTGACGATCCGCGGCATCACGCCAATCTATGGCGAGAGCGGCGCTGTTGTCGCGCTCGTTTCAACCGGGGTGACCGTTGAGCACAGCAACCTCTTATTGCTGCAACGAATCCCGCTCATTCTTGGGATCGCGGGCACGATGCTCGTGGCTGGCGCCATCATGGCGTTCGGGATCCGCCGCTATCTGCGGCGTGTGACCTTCGGGCGTGGACCCGAGCAGATCGGCCAAATGTACGCCTTCTACGACGCAGTGTTGCACACCGTTGATGATGGCATGCTGCTGCTCGGGCGCAGTGGTGATCTGGTGCTGTACAACGATCGAGCGCGAGAGCTACTGGGCTCTGCGCTGCGCGTCTCTCAGGTTGCTACCAAAGCCAGATCGCGCAGGCGTGCGCCGGTAGGGGAGTTGCCCGTCGAGCTGCGTGAGGTGCTTGCGAGCGGTGAAACCGTTGAGGACGAGGTCGTCACACTCGGCGACCGGGTGCTGCTCGTGAGTCACCGGCCGGTTGTTGGTGACGAGTCGACCGGCGGCTCGGCCCGCTCGCTTGGCACGCTGGTTGTGCTGCGGGATCGCACGGAACTCTTGAAGCTCACCTCTGAGCTGGACTCGCTGCACACGATGTCGGATGCCCTCCGCTCGCAAACGCACGAGCATGCCAACCGTCTGCACACGATGGTGACGCTGTTCGAACTCGGGCGGGGCGAGGAAGCGGTTCGATTCGCGGCTGCTGATGTGAAGGTGGATCAAGAGCTCACCGATCGGGTGCTGGAATCCATCGATGAGCCCGTGCTCGCCGCGTTGCTGCTTGGCAAGAGCGCTCAGGCCTCTGAGAGGGGAATTGAGCTCAGCATTGTTGCGGATGGCCGCATTGCCGCCGGGAGTTTTGATGTGCAGGACGCGGTGACGATCCTCGGCAACCTCATCGACAACGCGATGGATGCGGCGGGTGAGCAAGAGATGGCCGAGCGCCGCTGGGTCGAGATTGAGATGCTCGCGTCACCCGAAGAACTTGTAGTGAGAGTCACCGATGGTGGGGCCGGGTTGGGTGGCGTCGCGCCTGAACAGGTGCTGCGGCGCGGATACACCAAAAAGAGTGACGGGAGCGGGGGCGCGTCTGTTCGGGGCGTCGGTCTCGCGCTTGTGCACCAGGCAGTGCGCCGTTCCGGGGGAACACTGCAGCTGGAGGACGGGGTAGCTGCCAATGAGGGCGCCCGATTTACCGTTGTGCTGCCCACCAGTGCAGCCGATCTTGTCGAGGATGACATGAGTAGTGAACGAAGGGATCAACGCTGA